A stretch of the Mycobacteroides immunogenum genome encodes the following:
- a CDS encoding S1C family serine protease — protein sequence MHVEEEGTAMNYRSGHPPYTEDFPTTPHGYRLVHGPSAATRTRYAYGETFPERAKLDSNPLRRKRLRVVGLTFGGVAVAVVASATTAFAVVNQSAHPAAGGQVSSPAAMGKSSPGTGSTLGKPAATAPAGSVEEVSAKVLPSVVQLQIQSGRQQESGSGIVLSADGLILTNNHVVASAVRSAQPSAPVTAPDSPFGGQFGGLPPGIFPGEQQPGGYRDGRDGRDSDDFDGRGVRPSAHSGDGVKATVTLADGRSVPFTVVGADPDDDIAVVRAQGVNDLTPISIGSSKDLKVGQNVVAIGSPLGLQGTVTTGIVSALNRPVATGDDQSGQRSVMNAIQTDAAINPGNSGGALVDMSGNLIGVNSAIASLSGGQDSQGGGQAGSIGLGFAIPVDQAKRIADELVSTGTVRHASLGVQLASSKDIPGAVVAGVVRDSAAATAGLPKGSVITKVDDHVIDGPDALVAAVRAKAPGDTMALTYQDPSGNARTVQVTLGQAAA from the coding sequence ATGCATGTTGAGGAAGAAGGAACAGCAATGAACTATCGGTCCGGGCATCCGCCGTACACAGAAGATTTCCCGACGACACCGCACGGCTATCGGCTGGTGCATGGTCCGTCCGCGGCCACCCGGACACGTTATGCCTACGGCGAAACATTCCCGGAGCGCGCGAAGCTGGACTCGAATCCGCTGCGCCGGAAACGTCTACGCGTCGTCGGGCTCACCTTCGGCGGCGTCGCCGTCGCTGTCGTCGCGAGCGCCACCACTGCGTTCGCGGTGGTGAACCAGTCCGCGCATCCGGCCGCCGGCGGCCAGGTATCGAGCCCTGCTGCGATGGGAAAGTCCTCGCCGGGAACGGGTTCGACACTTGGAAAGCCCGCCGCCACGGCCCCGGCCGGCTCGGTCGAAGAGGTCTCGGCCAAGGTACTGCCCAGCGTGGTGCAACTGCAGATCCAAAGCGGCAGGCAGCAAGAGTCGGGGTCCGGCATAGTCCTGAGCGCCGACGGCTTGATTCTGACCAACAACCACGTGGTGGCTTCGGCTGTGCGCAGCGCGCAACCATCGGCTCCGGTCACCGCGCCCGACAGCCCGTTCGGTGGTCAGTTCGGCGGACTTCCGCCCGGCATCTTCCCGGGGGAACAGCAACCCGGCGGCTATCGGGACGGGCGTGACGGTCGGGACTCGGACGACTTCGATGGGCGCGGCGTCAGGCCCTCCGCCCATTCCGGCGACGGTGTCAAGGCAACCGTCACGCTGGCCGACGGGCGCTCGGTGCCGTTCACCGTGGTGGGCGCCGACCCCGACGACGACATCGCGGTGGTGCGCGCCCAGGGTGTCAATGACCTCACCCCCATCAGCATCGGCTCATCGAAAGATCTGAAGGTGGGGCAGAACGTTGTCGCCATCGGCTCACCGCTGGGGCTGCAGGGCACGGTGACCACCGGAATCGTGAGCGCGCTCAACCGTCCAGTCGCTACCGGAGACGACCAGAGCGGTCAGCGCTCGGTGATGAATGCCATCCAGACGGATGCGGCGATCAATCCCGGCAACTCCGGCGGCGCGCTGGTCGATATGAGCGGCAACCTCATTGGCGTGAACTCGGCGATAGCTTCGCTCTCCGGTGGGCAAGATTCGCAAGGCGGTGGGCAGGCCGGTTCGATCGGGCTGGGCTTCGCAATCCCGGTGGATCAGGCCAAACGCATTGCCGACGAGCTGGTTTCCACCGGCACCGTGCGACACGCGTCGTTGGGCGTCCAACTGGCGTCCAGTAAAGACATCCCCGGAGCGGTGGTCGCGGGAGTCGTCCGCGACAGCGCGGCGGCAACGGCGGGGCTCCCCAAGGGCTCGGTGATCACCAAGGTCGATGACCATGTCATTGACGGCCCCGATGCCTTGGTGGCGGCGGTGCGCGCCAAGGCTCCTGGGGACACCATGGCGCTGACCTACCAGGACCCCTCCGGCAACGCGCGCACCGTCCAGGTGACGCTGGGGCAGGCCGCGGCGTAA
- a CDS encoding transglutaminase-like domain-containing protein: MRRDIRAQLDVDILEPSTLEFQVAVSPLTGAQVSEELSLELNGRRVEAQEVAGEHGNRIHRLPAERGNLKVSYTATILGQADEVPVEAADLSTYLRPSRYAEADKFFGFAAAEFGEHTEPAVLLEKVSSWVGARLTYSPGSSDPIDGAVDTLLSGAGVCRDYAHLVVALLRAVKVPARLVAVYAPGCDPMDFHAVAEAVVDDRWRVVDATCLAPRQTMVRITTGRDAADTAFLDNHGGQIVLNESIVAAVVDGELPEDHIDHLVSMR, translated from the coding sequence ATGAGACGTGATATTCGAGCCCAGCTCGATGTGGACATCTTGGAGCCATCCACATTGGAGTTTCAGGTCGCTGTGTCGCCGCTAACGGGCGCCCAAGTGTCGGAAGAGCTGTCGCTGGAGCTGAACGGACGGCGGGTCGAGGCCCAGGAGGTCGCGGGCGAGCACGGAAACCGCATCCACCGCTTGCCGGCCGAGCGCGGCAACCTCAAAGTCTCCTACACCGCAACCATTCTTGGCCAAGCCGACGAAGTGCCCGTCGAGGCCGCGGACCTGTCGACGTACCTGCGCCCGAGCCGCTATGCCGAGGCCGACAAGTTTTTTGGTTTCGCGGCAGCTGAATTCGGCGAACACACCGAGCCCGCTGTGCTGCTGGAGAAAGTGTCATCCTGGGTCGGCGCCCGGTTGACCTACTCGCCGGGGTCCAGCGACCCCATCGATGGCGCCGTAGACACCCTGCTGTCGGGGGCCGGAGTCTGCCGCGACTACGCACACCTGGTGGTGGCGCTGCTTCGTGCCGTCAAAGTGCCGGCCCGACTTGTCGCGGTCTATGCGCCAGGCTGCGATCCCATGGACTTTCACGCTGTTGCCGAGGCCGTCGTCGATGACCGTTGGCGAGTGGTGGACGCAACATGCCTGGCACCGCGACAAACAATGGTCCGCATCACCACCGGGCGCGATGCCGCCGACACCGCTTTCCTCGATAACCATGGTGGCCAGATCGTGTTGAACGAATCCATCGTCGCTGCCGTGGTCGACGGTGAACTGCCCGAGGACCACATCGATCACCTGGTTTCGATGCGATGA
- a CDS encoding DoxX family protein produces MSSAGDAGPGYPVGDKDTRAGWGTATLIAFRLGTCYFGVFGLVVAIGLIPVILKGAGIDGPWSVIRGIFHAVRSPIAWIGEHLLGLSVQSTQVGSDSAFQWTALLCIAFLAVIGAAIWTAWDRRRRYDRLQAWVWVILRLVLAAAMFYFGMAKVIPTQMPFVLNRLVEPYGNFSPTGVLWAQVGISPAYQMVLGLAEVFGGLLLLLPRTAAAGALVCAVDLTQVFLLNMTYDIRLKTVSSQLLLLSLFLLAPYARRLLTAFFTDRAVPAARSAQLFTSPRANRIALVAQVCVGAALLVAFSAQGWQQFTKPTPNLYGIWQVETFSAEGYSRDPLLTDKIRWRRVIFDRPFHVSAPVMVTVQRMDDSFEVYGGTIDPRKHFIDLSHRIELGTYQETPIRIRLTYWWPGQPDQMIVDGDDYAGHKIHLRVTRMDPTSFPLVERGFNWVQETPYIR; encoded by the coding sequence ATGAGCAGCGCGGGGGATGCCGGCCCGGGGTACCCGGTCGGCGACAAGGACACCAGGGCGGGTTGGGGCACCGCGACACTTATCGCTTTCCGCCTCGGGACCTGCTATTTCGGTGTGTTCGGACTTGTCGTCGCGATCGGTCTGATCCCGGTCATCCTGAAGGGCGCCGGGATCGACGGGCCGTGGTCGGTCATCCGGGGGATTTTCCACGCCGTACGCTCACCGATCGCCTGGATTGGCGAACATCTGCTGGGCCTGAGCGTGCAGAGCACTCAGGTGGGCAGCGACAGTGCGTTCCAGTGGACAGCACTGTTGTGTATCGCGTTTCTTGCCGTCATCGGGGCGGCTATCTGGACGGCGTGGGACCGCCGCCGACGCTACGACCGTCTGCAGGCCTGGGTGTGGGTGATCCTGCGGCTGGTGCTGGCCGCGGCCATGTTCTATTTCGGGATGGCGAAAGTCATCCCGACGCAGATGCCTTTTGTGCTGAACCGGTTGGTCGAGCCGTACGGGAACTTCAGCCCCACGGGTGTGCTGTGGGCTCAGGTCGGGATATCCCCGGCGTATCAGATGGTGCTGGGGCTGGCCGAGGTCTTCGGCGGCCTGCTCCTGCTGCTCCCCCGCACCGCCGCCGCCGGGGCGTTGGTGTGTGCTGTGGACCTGACCCAGGTCTTCCTGCTCAACATGACCTATGACATCCGCCTCAAGACGGTGTCCTCCCAGTTGCTGTTATTGAGCCTGTTTTTGTTGGCGCCCTATGCACGACGGCTGTTGACGGCGTTCTTCACCGACCGTGCGGTGCCCGCGGCCCGCTCGGCGCAACTCTTCACAAGCCCCCGCGCCAACCGGATCGCACTCGTCGCACAGGTGTGCGTGGGTGCGGCGTTACTCGTCGCATTCAGCGCGCAGGGCTGGCAGCAGTTCACCAAGCCCACTCCCAATCTGTACGGCATCTGGCAGGTGGAGACGTTCTCCGCCGAGGGCTATTCACGAGACCCGCTACTGACCGACAAGATCCGTTGGCGCAGAGTGATATTCGACAGGCCGTTCCACGTCTCCGCCCCGGTGATGGTGACCGTACAGCGGATGGACGATTCGTTCGAGGTCTACGGCGGCACCATCGACCCGCGGAAGCACTTCATCGATCTGAGTCATCGAATCGAGCTGGGCACATACCAGGAGACCCCCATCCGGATCAGGCTCACGTATTGGTGGCCCGGGCAGCCGGATCAGATGATTGTCGACGGCGACGACTATGCGGGGCACAAGATCCATCTGCGGGTCACCCGAATGGATCCCACTTCCTTCCCGCTCGTGGAACGCGGCTTCAATTGGGTGCAGGAGACGCCCTACATCCGCTGA
- a CDS encoding amidohydrolase family protein, whose amino-acid sequence MSESVSVIDAHIHQWNPFTTPRKASGPAKAARRAPFLRPVLPRVFPAATREFIGDPQYLLGPYLPVDYLTDGGPAHVSTIVHVEAGWHGKGPLGPVGETEWLSSLPFGLNGAPALGAIVAYADPSRPEIAELLDAHLRASPLVHGIRCMASYSDDPGVMNWAPQAHWLTQPAFLRGFSAIAERELSFEIWVYAHQIPEALTLAREYPGTTFVLDHYATPVGVLGPRGKHTGSTESARREILRRWYDDISALAELPNVVAKHSGLGMPILGAGPMPREQLRDSVAPLITHLDQTFGPDRTFWSSNFPIDKPNVSLVDSIWILREVLGDRFDAQRLLHDNARRVYRVAD is encoded by the coding sequence GTGAGCGAGTCAGTATCGGTAATCGATGCCCACATCCATCAGTGGAATCCATTCACCACACCGCGCAAGGCATCAGGCCCGGCCAAGGCCGCGCGGCGGGCACCGTTCCTGCGTCCGGTACTTCCCCGGGTTTTCCCCGCTGCGACCAGGGAATTCATCGGCGATCCGCAGTATCTGCTGGGCCCGTATCTGCCTGTTGACTATCTCACCGACGGTGGACCTGCGCACGTGTCGACCATCGTGCACGTGGAGGCGGGCTGGCACGGCAAGGGTCCGCTGGGCCCGGTCGGTGAGACTGAGTGGCTCAGTTCCCTGCCGTTCGGCCTGAACGGGGCTCCTGCCCTCGGCGCCATCGTGGCCTACGCCGATCCGTCCCGGCCCGAAATCGCGGAGCTGCTCGATGCCCACCTACGCGCGAGTCCGCTCGTACACGGCATCAGATGCATGGCCTCGTACAGCGATGACCCTGGTGTGATGAACTGGGCGCCACAAGCGCATTGGCTGACCCAGCCGGCTTTTCTGCGCGGTTTCTCCGCTATCGCTGAACGCGAGCTCAGCTTCGAGATCTGGGTCTATGCGCACCAGATCCCGGAGGCGCTGACGTTGGCCCGCGAGTATCCCGGCACCACCTTCGTGCTCGACCACTACGCAACACCCGTCGGGGTACTGGGTCCGCGCGGAAAGCACACCGGTAGCACCGAATCCGCGCGCCGGGAGATCCTGCGACGGTGGTACGACGATATTTCGGCGCTGGCAGAGCTCCCGAACGTGGTCGCCAAGCATTCAGGTTTGGGTATGCCGATCCTGGGGGCCGGTCCCATGCCGCGGGAGCAACTGCGTGACAGCGTCGCACCGTTGATCACGCACCTGGATCAAACATTCGGCCCGGACAGAACCTTCTGGTCGTCGAACTTTCCCATCGACAAACCCAACGTCTCGCTGGTGGACAGTATTTGGATTCTTCGGGAGGTGCTGGGCGACCGTTTCGACGCGCAGCGTCTCCTGCACGACAACGCACGCCGCGTGTATCGGGTGGCCGACTGA
- a CDS encoding glycoside hydrolase family 27 protein: MSRGRSALILIVLAVIGVAATVLSVHAFRRHAPAGPAIDGVTSSPPLGWNSWNVFGCNIDERRIEQAAEAMVSTGMRDAGYRYVVIDDCWFDPRRDESGELRANPARFPHGMKAVADFVHARGLLFGIYASPGEATCAQNGGSYPGRTGSRGHETQDAQTFARWGVDYLKYDWCGPPADVDELVDSFTIMRDALRATGRPIVYSVNPNSGTVVPPGQYERFRGVATMTRVSQDLVPAWDAIDAYDTSLGVVDALTNAARPEFRCSAQPGFFCDYDMLVAGAPQVAGINLPPLNEAESRSQLALWAVWGSPLIAGNDLARMPDSLRALLINRELLAIDQDLRRAPAVSLPGSAGTIWTRPLADGSTAIVIVNRDDSAQPFRAAFSALGLPKTRQFDVLDVFAGTRSVQKLTYRTSLAAHDAVLLRVRAIDDQH, translated from the coding sequence GTGAGCCGTGGCCGTAGCGCATTGATCCTGATTGTGCTTGCGGTGATCGGTGTCGCCGCGACGGTGCTGTCCGTGCACGCGTTCCGCCGCCACGCACCGGCTGGGCCTGCTATCGATGGCGTGACATCGTCTCCCCCGCTGGGCTGGAACTCGTGGAATGTGTTCGGCTGCAATATCGACGAGCGCCGTATCGAGCAGGCGGCAGAGGCGATGGTGTCGACGGGGATGCGCGATGCCGGGTATCGCTACGTGGTGATCGATGACTGCTGGTTTGATCCGCGGCGCGATGAGTCGGGCGAGCTGCGCGCGAATCCCGCCCGTTTCCCGCACGGCATGAAAGCGGTGGCCGACTTCGTACACGCCCGCGGCTTGTTGTTCGGCATCTATGCCAGCCCCGGCGAGGCCACCTGCGCACAGAACGGCGGCTCATATCCGGGCCGTACCGGCAGTCGCGGGCATGAGACGCAGGACGCGCAGACCTTCGCCCGTTGGGGCGTGGATTATCTGAAATACGACTGGTGCGGACCACCCGCCGATGTTGACGAATTGGTCGACAGTTTCACCATCATGCGGGATGCGTTGCGTGCCACCGGCAGACCCATCGTCTACAGCGTCAATCCGAACAGCGGCACGGTAGTACCGCCAGGCCAGTACGAGAGATTCCGCGGCGTGGCCACGATGACCCGGGTGAGCCAGGACTTGGTGCCGGCATGGGACGCCATCGACGCGTACGACACCAGCCTTGGCGTGGTAGACGCGTTGACCAACGCCGCACGCCCGGAATTCCGGTGTAGCGCGCAGCCCGGCTTCTTCTGTGACTACGACATGCTTGTCGCCGGTGCACCACAGGTGGCAGGCATCAACCTTCCGCCCCTCAATGAGGCGGAGTCCCGCTCCCAGCTTGCTCTGTGGGCGGTGTGGGGGTCGCCCCTGATCGCCGGCAATGATCTGGCGCGCATGCCCGATAGCCTGCGCGCGTTGTTGATCAATCGGGAACTGCTTGCCATTGATCAGGATTTGCGGCGCGCGCCGGCCGTTTCCCTGCCGGGCAGTGCGGGAACCATTTGGACCCGGCCCCTTGCCGACGGTTCGACCGCGATTGTGATCGTGAACCGCGACGATTCCGCCCAGCCTTTTAGGGCAGCATTCAGCGCGCTCGGACTGCCCAAGACCCGCCAGTTCGATGTCCTCGACGTGTTCGCCGGAACGCGGTCCGTGCAGAAACTCACCTACCGGACCAGTCTCGCGGCGCACGACGCCGTACTGCTGCGGGTGCGGGCAATCGACGACCAGCACTAG
- a CDS encoding formylglycine-generating enzyme family protein yields MEYSPRTRKRRTTKAAAVALTELVELPGGSFPMGCNIFYPEEVPERTASVSAFAIERHPVTNAQFAEFVEHTGYVTVAERVPDPALYPGASPDDLVPGAMAFRATAGPVNLHGWQQWWDWVPGAHWRRPFGPGSDIDGAAEHPVVQVAYTDAAAYARWAGRRLPSEAEWEYAARAGSDTVYAWGDEVAPEGRLMANTWQGRFPYRNDGALGWRGTSPIGTFAPNGFGLFDMIGNVWEWTSTRFGRGAQSPKSCCSPSDNPDPSVIQVLKGGSHLCAPEYCHRYRPAARSPQSQDSATTHIGFRCVENLA; encoded by the coding sequence GTGGAATACTCGCCGCGTACCCGAAAACGGCGGACGACGAAGGCGGCGGCGGTGGCATTGACCGAGCTGGTGGAGCTACCAGGTGGGTCATTTCCCATGGGCTGCAATATTTTCTATCCCGAGGAGGTGCCTGAGCGCACCGCCTCGGTGAGTGCCTTCGCCATCGAACGGCACCCGGTCACCAATGCGCAGTTCGCGGAGTTTGTCGAACACACCGGCTATGTGACCGTCGCCGAACGCGTGCCCGACCCGGCCCTGTATCCGGGTGCCTCTCCCGACGATCTGGTGCCCGGTGCCATGGCCTTCCGGGCGACGGCCGGCCCGGTGAACCTGCATGGTTGGCAGCAATGGTGGGATTGGGTACCGGGTGCGCACTGGCGGCGCCCATTCGGGCCGGGAAGTGATATCGACGGCGCGGCCGAACATCCGGTGGTGCAAGTCGCCTATACCGACGCTGCAGCGTATGCCCGCTGGGCAGGAAGGCGACTGCCCAGCGAGGCCGAATGGGAGTACGCGGCCCGCGCCGGCAGCGACACCGTCTACGCCTGGGGCGACGAGGTGGCACCCGAGGGCCGGCTGATGGCCAACACCTGGCAGGGCAGGTTCCCGTACCGCAATGACGGCGCCCTGGGGTGGCGCGGCACCTCACCCATCGGCACTTTTGCGCCCAACGGGTTTGGGCTGTTCGACATGATCGGCAATGTGTGGGAGTGGACGTCCACGCGATTCGGGCGGGGAGCGCAATCTCCGAAATCGTGTTGCAGCCCTTCGGATAATCCGGATCCATCGGTGATCCAGGTGCTGAAGGGCGGATCGCATCTGTGCGCACCCGAGTACTGCCACCGCTATCGTCCCGCGGCGCGCTCACCGCAGTCCCAGGACAGCGCGACTACTCATATCGGGTTTCGGTGCGTGGAAAACCTGGCGTAG
- a CDS encoding DUF2218 domain-containing protein, with protein MAPVHGVIVTDRPQRYAKQLAQHWAAKSTVTGLEDDAIQIEMSPDAVAVLRPKPGELHVEASSAEFGDVVKRHLERFGTRDELTLTWLAD; from the coding sequence ATGGCCCCAGTTCATGGCGTAATCGTCACCGACCGCCCCCAGCGATACGCAAAACAACTTGCGCAGCACTGGGCAGCCAAGAGCACTGTGACCGGGTTGGAAGACGATGCCATCCAGATCGAGATGAGCCCCGACGCGGTCGCGGTGCTTCGGCCGAAGCCCGGCGAGCTGCACGTCGAGGCCAGCTCCGCGGAATTCGGTGACGTGGTGAAGCGGCACCTGGAACGGTTCGGCACACGTGACGAACTCACGCTGACGTGGCTCGCTGACTAG
- a CDS encoding arylsulfatase: MQIPGEDAPEPEQKAERGRLTRRSMLGGIAAAGMGVAAASSLVAGCDDDSRRSAGRNSAAEEANAGFDGKIELDVRDSKPDWTPYELKHAPDGAPNVLVVLFDDTGMATWSPYGGRVNMPTLQKLADNGLTYSQWHTTALCSPTRSCLLTGRNHHVNRFASITEGSDGYPGAAGRLPAQCATIGQVLQDNGYSTFWVGKNHNVPQEDVSCGGSKSEWPLQKGFDRYYGFLGGETNNWYPDLVEDNRFIEQPASPEQGYHLSKDLADQALRMLRDQRNTNPSKPWYMWFCPGANHAPHHSPAEYAEKYRGKFDDGYEAYREWVLARMIDKGILPRETKLTPINPLPKDVAVEADSVRPWNTLNPDEKRLFSRMAEVFAGFSEYTDAQVGRVIDYLEQTGQLDNTIVFYCADNGASGEGSPNGSVNENKFFNGYPDDLAENMKYIDRLGTPDTYNHYPTGWAVAFSTPFQMFKRYSQFSGGTCDPLIIHWPKGIKAKGEVRHQYHHVTDIVPTVLEVAGLTMPDTYRGVDQFPVNGVSMRYTFDDKDAATTKKRQYYAMLGTRGIWEDGWKASALHAPISGKGHFDQDKWELFHVDEDRSESTDLADQHPDKLKALVDAWFEEADKNFVLPLDDRLPTELLTIERPQFEPRRKRYLYYPDASPVPEGVAVNIRGKSYKIVANTDISAQAQGVVFAHGSRFGGHALFIKDGRLHYVYNFLGIKPEQELISAPLIPGSRTLGVEFVRRDKGQYGESLGTANLYVDGKLAATGPMRTQVGTFTLAGDGLCVGYDSGDNVSPQYANPGRFTGGTIKVVAVDVSDESYIDLEKEAQAAFARD, encoded by the coding sequence ATGCAAATCCCCGGAGAAGACGCACCCGAACCGGAACAGAAGGCCGAGCGCGGCAGACTCACCCGTCGTTCGATGTTGGGCGGCATCGCGGCGGCGGGCATGGGTGTCGCGGCCGCGTCGTCCCTGGTCGCGGGGTGCGATGACGACTCCCGCAGGAGCGCGGGCCGGAACTCGGCAGCCGAGGAGGCCAATGCGGGCTTTGACGGGAAGATCGAACTGGACGTCCGTGATTCGAAGCCGGACTGGACGCCGTACGAGCTCAAGCACGCGCCCGACGGCGCACCCAACGTGCTCGTCGTGCTGTTCGATGACACCGGAATGGCCACGTGGTCTCCGTACGGCGGGCGGGTCAACATGCCTACCCTGCAGAAGCTCGCCGACAACGGGCTCACCTATTCGCAATGGCACACCACGGCGCTGTGCTCACCAACACGCTCGTGTCTGCTCACCGGCCGCAACCACCATGTGAACCGGTTCGCCTCGATCACCGAGGGATCCGACGGGTATCCCGGTGCGGCCGGGCGGCTACCCGCACAATGCGCCACCATCGGACAGGTACTGCAAGACAACGGGTACAGCACATTCTGGGTGGGCAAGAACCACAACGTCCCCCAGGAAGACGTCTCCTGTGGCGGCAGCAAGTCGGAGTGGCCCTTGCAGAAGGGCTTCGACCGGTACTACGGCTTCCTCGGCGGTGAGACCAACAACTGGTATCCCGACCTCGTCGAGGACAATCGCTTCATCGAGCAGCCGGCCAGCCCGGAGCAGGGCTATCATCTCTCGAAAGACCTTGCCGATCAGGCACTTCGGATGCTGCGCGATCAGCGGAACACCAACCCTTCCAAACCCTGGTACATGTGGTTCTGCCCCGGTGCCAACCATGCGCCGCACCACAGCCCTGCCGAGTACGCCGAAAAGTACCGGGGCAAGTTCGACGACGGTTACGAGGCGTACCGCGAATGGGTACTGGCCCGGATGATCGACAAGGGCATCCTGCCCAGGGAAACCAAGCTCACCCCCATTAATCCGCTGCCCAAGGACGTTGCGGTGGAAGCGGACTCGGTCCGGCCCTGGAACACGCTCAACCCCGACGAGAAACGTCTGTTCTCGCGCATGGCAGAGGTTTTCGCCGGGTTCTCCGAATACACCGATGCCCAGGTGGGACGCGTCATCGACTACCTGGAACAGACCGGGCAGCTGGACAACACCATCGTCTTCTACTGCGCCGACAACGGCGCCTCCGGCGAAGGGTCGCCGAACGGCTCGGTGAACGAGAACAAATTCTTCAACGGATACCCCGATGACCTGGCCGAGAACATGAAGTACATCGACCGGCTCGGCACTCCCGATACCTACAATCACTACCCCACCGGGTGGGCTGTCGCGTTCTCCACCCCGTTCCAGATGTTCAAGCGCTACTCGCAATTCTCCGGCGGCACCTGCGATCCGTTGATCATCCACTGGCCCAAGGGAATCAAGGCCAAAGGCGAGGTTCGCCACCAATACCATCACGTCACCGACATTGTGCCGACGGTCCTGGAGGTGGCAGGACTGACGATGCCGGACACGTATCGCGGGGTCGATCAGTTTCCGGTCAACGGAGTGTCCATGCGATACACGTTTGACGACAAGGACGCGGCCACCACCAAGAAGCGGCAGTACTACGCCATGCTGGGTACCCGTGGCATCTGGGAGGACGGCTGGAAGGCCTCCGCGCTGCACGCGCCCATCAGCGGCAAGGGCCACTTCGACCAGGATAAGTGGGAGCTCTTTCACGTCGACGAAGATCGTTCGGAATCAACCGATCTCGCCGATCAACACCCCGATAAACTGAAGGCACTGGTCGACGCGTGGTTCGAGGAGGCGGACAAGAACTTCGTCCTGCCCCTCGATGACCGTCTGCCCACCGAGCTGCTCACCATCGAGCGTCCGCAGTTCGAGCCACGACGCAAGCGCTACCTGTACTACCCGGACGCGTCTCCGGTGCCGGAGGGCGTGGCGGTGAACATCCGCGGCAAGTCCTACAAGATCGTCGCCAACACCGATATCAGCGCGCAGGCGCAGGGCGTCGTTTTCGCGCACGGATCGCGGTTCGGTGGACATGCGCTCTTCATCAAGGACGGCCGCCTGCACTATGTGTACAACTTCTTGGGCATCAAACCCGAACAGGAGCTCATCTCGGCTCCCCTGATTCCGGGTAGTCGCACACTGGGCGTGGAGTTCGTCCGCCGCGACAAAGGTCAGTACGGCGAATCGTTGGGAACGGCGAATCTTTACGTGGATGGAAAGCTCGCCGCTACCGGTCCCATGCGGACTCAGGTGGGCACCTTCACTCTTGCCGGGGACGGGCTGTGTGTGGGGTACGACAGCGGCGACAACGTATCCCCGCAGTACGCCAATCCCGGCAGGTTCACCGGCGGCACCATCAAGGTGGTCGCCGTGGACGTGAGCGATGAGTCGTACATCGACCTTGAGAAGGAAGCGCAGGCCGCCTTCGCGCGGGACTAG